A region from the Streptomyces tsukubensis genome encodes:
- a CDS encoding isopeptide-forming domain-containing fimbrial protein has protein sequence MTTPSAPLRVALVNGSFENPAVTDMAFLPDASQTQVSGRVPGWLTTASDHMIEIWHSGFQGVPSADGAQFAELNANEVSTLYQDLPTSPGTKLYWRLYHRGRQGRDTMALDIGAPGSTVEQRRFTDGNTAWGRYNGVYTVPAGQTVTRFAFRSISAAGGNRGIGNFLDGIFFGTAPYLVLEKSAVPMGPLEVGDTLTYRITAKNEGGGDAENLVLTDVVPAGTTYLPGSLRVVTGPNTGVKTDVQGDDQGSYDAGTNRVVFRLGNGASAAQGGSLPNTLALPAGTTVEYRVVIDRASGGKQIANTATATYENRLGNEPEPLTATSDEQITQVKPAADLAVTKSADATTVTVGQTVTYRITVQNNGPNRATGVTVADRLPEGLVFLSAKASTGTYDPAAGQWAVGTLAEGARATLVLRAKATRTGPVENTATVTAVEKDPDPADNTDSVTICVEPAPSCCDPCASGE, from the coding sequence ATGACCACGCCTTCCGCTCCGCTCCGTGTCGCCCTGGTCAACGGCAGCTTCGAGAATCCCGCCGTCACCGATATGGCGTTTCTGCCGGACGCCTCGCAGACCCAGGTGTCCGGGCGGGTCCCGGGCTGGCTCACGACGGCCTCCGACCACATGATCGAAATCTGGCATTCGGGTTTCCAGGGCGTTCCGTCGGCCGACGGTGCCCAGTTCGCCGAACTCAACGCCAACGAGGTCTCCACGCTCTACCAGGACCTGCCCACCTCGCCGGGGACCAAGCTGTACTGGCGGCTGTACCACCGCGGCCGGCAGGGCAGGGACACCATGGCGCTGGACATCGGCGCCCCGGGCTCCACCGTCGAACAGCGGCGCTTCACCGACGGCAACACCGCCTGGGGACGCTACAACGGCGTGTACACCGTCCCGGCGGGCCAGACCGTGACGCGCTTCGCCTTCCGTTCCATCTCGGCGGCGGGAGGCAACCGGGGCATCGGCAACTTCCTGGACGGCATCTTCTTCGGGACGGCGCCGTATCTGGTCCTGGAGAAGTCCGCCGTTCCCATGGGGCCGCTGGAGGTGGGCGACACCCTCACCTACCGCATCACCGCGAAGAACGAGGGCGGCGGCGACGCCGAGAACCTCGTGCTGACCGACGTCGTCCCGGCCGGGACGACGTATCTGCCGGGTTCCCTGCGGGTCGTGACCGGCCCCAACACCGGTGTCAAGACCGATGTGCAGGGCGACGACCAGGGCTCCTACGACGCCGGGACCAACAGAGTCGTCTTCCGGCTCGGCAACGGCGCCTCCGCCGCACAGGGCGGCAGTCTGCCCAATACGCTCGCCCTCCCGGCCGGGACGACGGTGGAGTACCGGGTCGTCATCGACCGGGCCTCCGGCGGCAAGCAGATCGCCAACACCGCGACCGCGACGTACGAGAACCGGCTGGGGAACGAGCCGGAGCCGCTGACCGCCACCTCCGACGAACAGATCACCCAGGTGAAGCCGGCCGCCGATCTGGCCGTGACCAAATCGGCCGACGCGACCACCGTCACCGTCGGACAGACCGTGACCTACCGGATCACCGTCCAGAACAACGGCCCGAACCGGGCGACCGGGGTCACCGTCGCCGACCGCCTCCCCGAGGGCCTCGTCTTCCTGTCGGCCAAGGCCTCGACGGGAACCTACGACCCGGCCGCCGGGCAGTGGGCCGTGGGCACCCTGGCCGAGGGCGCCCGGGCGACCCTCGTGCTCCGCGCCAAGGCCACCAGGACCGGACCGGTCGAGAACACCGCCACGGTCACCGCCGTCGAGAAGGACCCCGACCCCGCCGACAACACCGACTCCGTCACCATCTGCGTCGAACCGGCCCCCTCCTGCTGCGACCCCTGCGCCTCGGGCGAGTAG
- a CDS encoding right-handed parallel beta-helix repeat-containing protein, whose amino-acid sequence MNLPARRSCTLALPLAVTLAAALGAAPGAHAFGRTTPAAVASGTTYYVDAVSGNDGNSGTKATAAWRTLARVNTAAPAPGDTIAFRRGRTWTGSLLLTASGTAAAPITVTAYGDASAALPVVGGPVTDCVRVDGSYWRIGALHAAGCQWAGFEIRGSHNVLTSVRAGGNVAGVSIADTAHHNTVRSSTLADNNKMSVNTPGGWDDSGAFGILLNGDDNLVTHNLITGSRAVSYDFGHDGAAVEVFNGDRNRVEYNVSRDNETFTELGRGLGRTADGNTFAFNAVTSVHPASAFLVTRGAGTGVGPVNGTRAFNNSVDLPGAQAQGWVCYAGCSPGILTLRNNVIRTGGKTGYEDGTGADEDNGVYFGTQTQFQLGPQSVHADPAYVSPTDLRLTVASPAIGRGVPVGYSTDLAGDPISGTEPDAGAYQFAP is encoded by the coding sequence GTGAACCTGCCCGCACGCAGAAGCTGCACCCTGGCACTTCCCCTCGCCGTGACCCTGGCCGCGGCACTCGGCGCGGCACCCGGGGCGCACGCTTTCGGCCGGACGACCCCGGCCGCCGTCGCCTCCGGGACGACGTACTACGTGGACGCCGTATCGGGGAACGACGGCAACAGCGGTACGAAGGCCACCGCGGCCTGGCGGACCCTGGCCCGGGTGAACACCGCCGCACCGGCCCCGGGGGACACCATCGCCTTCCGCCGCGGCCGGACCTGGACGGGTTCCCTGCTGCTGACCGCCAGCGGCACCGCGGCGGCGCCCATCACCGTCACCGCGTACGGCGACGCCTCGGCCGCGCTCCCGGTCGTCGGCGGGCCGGTGACCGACTGCGTCCGCGTCGACGGTTCGTACTGGCGCATCGGCGCCCTGCACGCCGCCGGCTGCCAGTGGGCGGGGTTCGAGATCAGGGGCAGCCACAACGTCCTGACGTCGGTCCGGGCCGGCGGCAATGTCGCCGGGGTCTCCATCGCGGACACCGCGCACCACAACACCGTCCGCTCCAGCACCCTCGCCGACAACAACAAGATGAGCGTCAACACACCCGGCGGCTGGGACGACTCCGGGGCCTTCGGCATCCTGCTGAACGGGGACGACAATCTGGTGACGCACAATCTCATCACCGGATCCCGGGCCGTGAGCTACGACTTCGGTCACGACGGCGCCGCGGTCGAGGTGTTCAACGGGGACCGCAACCGCGTCGAGTACAACGTCTCCCGTGACAACGAGACCTTCACCGAACTCGGCAGGGGACTCGGCCGGACGGCGGACGGCAACACCTTCGCCTTCAACGCGGTCACGTCCGTCCACCCGGCCAGTGCCTTCCTGGTCACCCGGGGCGCGGGAACCGGTGTGGGGCCGGTGAACGGCACCCGCGCCTTCAACAACTCGGTCGATCTGCCCGGGGCACAGGCCCAGGGCTGGGTCTGCTACGCGGGCTGCTCCCCCGGCATCCTGACCCTCCGCAACAACGTGATCAGGACCGGCGGCAAGACCGGCTACGAGGACGGGACCGGCGCCGACGAGGACAACGGCGTCTACTTCGGCACCCAGACCCAGTTCCAGCTCGGCCCGCAGTCCGTCCACGCCGACCCGGCCTACGTCTCCCCGACCGACCTCCGGCTGACCGTCGCAAGCCCCGCGATCGGCCGAGGCGTGCCCGTCGGCTACTCCACCGACCTCGCGGGCGATCCGATATCGGGTACGGAACCCGACG